A single region of the Rhizobium grahamii genome encodes:
- a CDS encoding flagellar hook protein FlgE: MSIFGSMKTAISGMNAQANRLSTVADNIANVNTVGYKSASIAFSTLVIPGSSGNYNSGGVQSTTRYSISQEGNYTSTTSGTDLSIKGDGFFIVQGDDGTTVLTRAGDFLPDDTGNLKNSAQYTLMGYPYTSGSPAVVVNGFDGLVPINIKNLGGLVARPSDSGSFEGNLNSNAKVAPTGTDTLPGANDPSSTTADTKKMSVVGYDNLGNTVMYDLYFTKTSAGDPTATPPVDSTWEVAVFRNADAAVGSSPFPYSNDAVAVQTLTFDKNGKQTSTGEVTISDPITGNTIDMDFSKMGQVASDFSGNGRLNGQAPSAVTDIKIDKDGTVYAIYKSADPKPIYRIPLATVPSPDLLTPLNGNIYTANGDSGVTVTGFPQTNGLGVINSGSLEGSNVDLADQLTTMVEAQRSYTANSKVFQTGSDILDVLVNLKR; the protein is encoded by the coding sequence ATGAGCATCTTCGGCAGCATGAAAACCGCAATATCGGGTATGAACGCGCAGGCAAATCGTCTGAGCACGGTCGCCGACAACATAGCGAACGTCAACACGGTTGGCTACAAGAGCGCGTCAATCGCATTCTCGACGCTTGTCATCCCTGGTTCGTCCGGCAACTATAACTCGGGAGGCGTTCAAAGCACGACGCGATACTCGATTTCCCAGGAAGGCAACTACACATCGACGACCTCCGGCACTGACCTGTCGATCAAGGGAGACGGCTTCTTCATCGTCCAGGGCGACGACGGGACGACGGTTCTGACCCGTGCGGGCGACTTTCTTCCTGATGACACCGGCAATCTGAAGAACTCGGCTCAATATACCCTGATGGGATACCCCTACACGTCCGGATCTCCGGCCGTCGTGGTCAACGGCTTTGACGGCCTCGTGCCGATCAATATCAAAAACCTTGGCGGCCTTGTCGCCAGGCCGTCGGATTCCGGATCGTTTGAAGGCAATCTGAATTCGAACGCGAAGGTCGCCCCCACGGGAACAGACACGCTGCCGGGCGCAAACGATCCATCCAGCACGACCGCGGACACCAAGAAGATGTCGGTCGTCGGTTACGACAACCTCGGAAACACTGTGATGTACGATCTGTATTTCACAAAGACCTCGGCGGGGGACCCCACGGCCACTCCCCCCGTCGACTCCACATGGGAGGTCGCCGTATTCCGCAATGCCGACGCGGCGGTCGGCTCCAGCCCCTTCCCCTACTCCAACGACGCGGTCGCCGTGCAGACGTTGACTTTCGATAAGAACGGAAAGCAGACGAGCACCGGCGAGGTCACCATCAGCGATCCGATAACGGGGAACACGATCGACATGGATTTCAGTAAGATGGGCCAGGTCGCTTCCGACTTCTCGGGAAATGGCCGGCTGAATGGACAGGCCCCGAGCGCCGTCACGGATATCAAGATCGACAAGGACGGTACGGTCTACGCGATTTACAAATCGGCAGACCCCAAGCCCATCTACCGTATCCCGCTGGCGACCGTCCCAAGCCCGGATCTTCTGACGCCGCTGAACGGCAACATCTACACGGCGAACGGAGACTCCGGCGTGACAGTAACCGGCTTTCCTCAAACGAACGGTCTTGGCGTGATCAATTCCGGATCGCTTGAAGGCTCAAACGTCGATCTCGCCGATCAGCTCACGACAATGGTCGAGGCCCAGCGAAGCTATACGGCGAACTCCAAGGTATTTCAGACCGGCTCTGACATCCTCGACGTGCTTGTAAACCTCAAGCGATAA
- a CDS encoding SDR family oxidoreductase yields the protein MGTTWLVTGCSSGLGRAIAETVLARGDRVMATARSLSALEDLHSRYGDNVRLFELDVTAAKICQAAVNEAARVFGGVDVLVNNAGFARVAPFEQTTAEDFNDEIDANFFGVVNMCRATLPLMRKRGSGTILNISSSAGRVAAAGTVAYCAAKFAVSGFSEALAKEVGPLGVRVVSIEPGSLRTKWTASALANPPELLPEYEKVIGPNLRFGREIVGQEPGDPEECAKVIYDFALSSELPHHLVLGSDAVKRIEAGERTRALDAAKWLAVSESIGFTD from the coding sequence ATGGGCACGACGTGGCTAGTCACTGGGTGTTCGAGCGGCCTAGGACGCGCAATAGCCGAAACGGTGTTGGCGCGCGGCGACCGCGTGATGGCGACAGCTCGAAGTCTTTCAGCATTGGAGGACCTTCATAGTCGATACGGTGACAACGTACGCCTATTCGAACTTGACGTTACCGCCGCAAAGATTTGCCAAGCCGCTGTGAACGAGGCCGCGCGCGTGTTTGGCGGTGTCGATGTCTTGGTGAACAATGCTGGCTTCGCGCGCGTCGCTCCGTTCGAGCAGACGACAGCCGAGGACTTCAACGATGAAATCGATGCGAACTTCTTCGGCGTCGTCAATATGTGTCGGGCGACCCTGCCACTCATGCGGAAGCGCGGATCAGGTACGATATTGAACATCTCTTCTTCGGCTGGCCGTGTCGCTGCAGCGGGAACAGTTGCCTATTGCGCGGCGAAATTCGCCGTCAGTGGCTTCTCGGAAGCTCTGGCTAAGGAAGTCGGACCATTGGGTGTAAGGGTTGTCTCGATAGAACCAGGCAGCCTCAGAACGAAATGGACCGCATCTGCGCTGGCAAATCCGCCTGAGCTCTTGCCGGAATACGAGAAAGTCATCGGCCCCAATCTAAGATTTGGCCGGGAAATCGTTGGTCAGGAACCGGGTGACCCTGAAGAGTGCGCGAAGGTCATCTACGATTTCGCGCTGAGTAGCGAATTGCCTCACCATCTGGTTCTCGGAAGTGACGCGGTGAAGCGGATAGAGGCCGGAGAGCGGACACGGGCACTAGACGCTGCCAAGTGGTTGGCAGTTAGCGAGTCGATCGGGTTCACGGACTGA